Within Burkholderia cepacia GG4, the genomic segment TTCCCGTTCGGCATCCGCACGTCGATGTCGGTGTGGAACATGATGTTCCTGAAGGACACCCGCTTCGTGCCGGATCCCGCGCATGACGCAGAGTGGAACCACGGTGCGTATCTGTCGAACGTGCTCGCGCACTGCAGCGCGTGCCACACGCCGCGCAACTTCCTGATGGCCGAGGATTTCAGCCGTAACCTGGGCGGGGCGCAGCTCGGCTCGTGGTACGCGCCGAACATCACGTCCGATCCGGTGAGCGGGATCGGCGCGTGGACCGACGCGGAGCTGGTTTCGTATCTGAAGACGGGCCGTGCACCCGGCAAGAACCAGGCGGCTGGCCCGATGGCGGAAGCGGTGCAGAACAGCCTGCAGTATCTGCCGGACGCGGATCTGAAGGCGATCGTCACCTATCTGCGCAGCACGAAGCCGATTCGCGACGCAGCGGAGCAGAAGCCGGCGTTCAGCCACGGCACGGCGGTCAGCGCCGAGGAGACGCTGCGCGGCACGTCGGCGCTCAATTCGAACGGCACGCTGACGTCCGGCGAAGCGCTCTTCAGCGGCTACTGCGCGAGCTGTCACCGCGTGGACGGCTCGGGCAGCCCGAGCCAGGCGTATCCGTCGCTGTCGAGCAACACCGCAACGGGCGCGCGCAATCCGTCGAACCTGATCTCGGCGATCCTGTACGGCGTCGATCGCGAAGCCGGCGGCGAGCACGTGCTGATGCCGAGCTTTGGCGAGGGCTCGTACGTGCAGTCGCTGAAGGACGACCAGATCGCCGCGATCGCGAACTACGTGCTTACGCAGTACGGTAACGCGGACGCGAAGGTGACGGCCGACGACGTGGCGGTCGCGCGCCGCGGCGGTCCGCAGCCGCTGCTCGCGCGGATGCAGCCGCTGATGCTGCCGGGCATCGTGATCGGCGTGCTCGTGGTCGTGCTGCTGATCGTGTTCGGCCTGTCGCGGCGTCGCGCCGGCGGCAACGCGAAGCGCGCATGACGATGGTGACGGCGGGTGGGGAGCGCGTGTCTTTTGGCGGCACGCGCGTCCGAAGGGCGCTTCATGCGCTTGCTTCGACGCCCGCCAGCCGTCGCCATGTTCCGAACAAGCTTTACGTTTTCAGGATTGCTATCGTGCTAGTGCGATCGTTCAAACTCATTCTGCTCAGTGCAACGATGGCCGTTGCAACGGGCGCGCAAGCCCAAGCAAGCGCTCCGGCCAACGTCCCGGAAAATCTTCCTTACAGCACGCCCTATGGCGCGCCGATCACCCTGGCTCAGGCGCGCCGGGTCATCGATGCTGCCGAGGCGGAAGCACGGCGGCGAAACTGGCAGTACGCCATTGCTGTCGTCGATAGCGGCGGCAACCTTGTATCGTGCGACAAGATGGACGATACACAACTGGCGTCGCTTCAAATTGCAGAGGCGAAGGCGCAGGCTTCAGTGCGGTTTCGACGGGCAACCAAGGCCATGCAGGATGCCGTCAACGGTGGTTCACCCGGGACGCTGAGCATTCCGGGCATCCTCGCTGGCGAAGGGGGCGTGCCGATTATTGTTGGCGGGAAACTGATCGGCGCAATCGGCACGAGTGGCGGTGCAGGCGTCCAGGATAGCGTTATCGCGGCAGCAGGCGCGGCAGCGATAAAGTGAGCGGGTGTCGTATCGCAGTGGAAAGGCGGTAACGACAAGCCTGACCTGGTACGACCGTGTCGTGCAGCGCGGTGCTGCACGACTTTGGCGGCAGGTCGGCGGCGCTGCGCAACGCAAGCTAACTGCTGACCGCTGTACCGGCCAATCAGCAGGCAACGCCGCAAACGTTTGCGGGTTGGTTGCCAAGAACTTTGATCTGTCCCCGTCCATATCTTAGTATTCGGTAATCGCGCCGCGCACGTGCGCGCAAGCTTGGATACCAAGGAGACACATGCAACCCAGGTCGGCTGCTCCCTATACCATCGTGGTGATCGGCATCGTGATCGCCTGCGCACTAGTGGGTCTGTGCGTGCTGCAGCTGTTCCAGAGCCGCCACGACGCGCTCGAGCGCGCCAGCGAAGCCTCCCGCAATCTCGGCCTGATTGCCGAGCGGGACATCGAACGCAATTTCGAGCTGTACGACCTGTCCTTGCAGGCGGTAATCAAAGGCCTGCAACGCCACGACGTCATGGCTGCCGAGCCGGCCATGCGGCGCGCCGTGCTGTTCGACAACGCGATGACGGCGCAATTTCTCGGCTCGATGCTGGTGCTCGATGCCGACGGCAACATCGTCCTGGATTCGGCCAGCGACGTGCCGCGCCACGGCAATTTCGGCGATCGCAAGTACTTCACCGTCCACCGCGACAATCCGGATGCGGGGCTTTATATCAGTGTCCCGTTCTCGTCGCGCTTGCGCGGCGGCTCGCTGAGCATCGCGCTCACCCGGCGCCTCTCGAACCCGGACGGTTCGTTTGCCGGCGTCGTGGTCATTGCGATCAACCTCGAGTATTTCCATCAGCTGTTTGCCGGCCTGTCACTGGGGCAGCACGGTTCGATTTCGCTGATCGGCAACGACGGCATCATGGTGATGCGCCAGCCGTACGATATCCACACCATTGGTCGCGACATCAGCCGGGCCGCGACCTTCCGGCGCTTCCAGGCCGCGCCGGAGGGGACGTTCTCGGAAACGGCGTCGATCGACGGGGTGCGCCGTCTCTATTACTTCAGGCACCTGCCGAAGCTGCCGCTGATCATCATGGTCGCCAAAGCGGAGGAGGACATCTATGCCGCGTGGCGGCACCGCGCCGTGACGATCGGCGCGCTGGTGGCGACGTTCGGCGCCGCGTTCATTACGGTCTCCGTCATGCTTGGCTCGCAACTCCGGCGTCGCATGCGCGCCGAGTCGGAACTGATGTTGCTGGCACGCACCGACGGTCTCACTGGCCTGAACAATCGCCGCAGCTTCGGGGAAGTGCTGGATCGAGAATGGCGTCGTGCACGGCGCGCGCGATCGGTTTTCTCGTTGTTGTTCGTCGATGTCGACCGCTTCAAGGCCTACAACGATACCTACGGCCACCAGGCCGGAGACGACGCGCTGACCGCGGTCGCACGCTGTATCGGCGAGAACATCCGCCGGCCGGTCGATACCGCGGCCCGTTACGGCGGCGAGGAGTTCGTCGTGCTGCTTCCCGATACACCGCAGACCGGAGCCGCCCAGATTGCCGAGCGAATTCGCGCGGCGATCGACGAACTCGCGCTTGAGCACGCCGGCAGCGAGTACGGGCGTGTGACAGCCAGTATCGGCCTGGCGAGCTGGACGCCCGACCAGGATGGAGAGGCGGGCGCCGTGATCAAGGCTGCCGACGAGGCGCTGTACTACGCGAAGGCGACCGGCCGGAACAAGGTCGCCACCGTTCAGGCCCCGGCGTGACGCCGGTCACAGAACGTCATCGCAGGTCGCGCGACTGGCCCGGGGCTCCGATGGGGACGTGTCGCGAACAGCCAGGTTGACCGTCCGCTGTACCGAGGCGCCGGTGAATCGATAACGCAGAAATCCGCGATTGCCATGCGCGCTGCTGTCAAGCGAATGCGGCCGGCAACTTTATGACGCACAACGCATAATTAATCGATTTATATCGTTTGGGATAACCGGATCGAGAGAACAGAACAATCGCATTTTTCCTGCCGTCGATCCTGTCGCAGTTTCTCGGCGCGGGCGTGTTCGAGACGATCGCGGCGTCGCTCGCGCTGAACGTGCTGTTCGCGTTCAGCGGCGGTCTGCTCGGCATGCGTCTCGCGTATCGATACCCGTCGCGCCATGTCGCGATCGCCGGTTTCGCGCTGCAATTCGTCGCGCTCGTCGCACTCGCGCTGACAGGGCATCCGCATGGTGCGCTCGCGGTCGGCGTCGTGCTGCTGATGCTCGGCACCTGGTTGTTCGCCGAAGGCTTCGGGCCGGGCGCGCAGATGATGATCTATCCGACGTTGTCTTACCCGGCGGCGATCCGCGGCACCGGCGTCGGCTTCGGGCGCTCGCTGTGCGGCATCGGCCAAGCGATTGCGCTGTTCGTGCTGCCGATCCTGCAAGCGCGCCTCGGCACCGGCATGTTCTGGGTCGTCGCGGTCAGTGCGGCCACGCCGATCGTGTTTCTGTTGATCGTTCGTCATGACCCGACCGCGCGCGATATCGATGACGAGGCGGCCGCGTGAGCGTGGGTCCAGCCGGAACCCGCAAACAAGTTCGCCGCGATGCCGGCCTTCGCGCTACAGTGGTCGACATCCGCCTTCAGACGAAGGCCGATCCGAGGCCGAACCATGCAACTTCAAACCGGCAACCTGTTCAGTATCGAAGGCGCGCGCGGCGCCGACGAGCGAATCGACGTGCTCGTTGCGGGGGCGCACCTGAACGTCGAGCGGATCGTGTCGCTGGGGCACACGAGTCCCGACGGGTTCTGGTATGACGACTCGCGCGCCGAATGGGTGGTGCTGCTGTCTGGCGCGGCGGTGCTCGAGTTCGAAGCGGACGCGACGCTGCACGACATGCGTCCCGGCGACTACGTTCTGATCGAACGGCATTGCCGGCATCGTGTCGCGTGGACGCATCCCGACGAGCCGAGCGTCTGGCTCGCGATCTATTACGATCGCTGACTTGCGCGGGGCACCGGTCTATCCGCGCCCCACGCAAGGCATCGTGGTCGCCATGGCGTAGCAGGGGGCGGAGGTGGCGCTCGTCGATCTGGCCGTTACCGCCGTGTCGTCGCAGCGGTCCGCGCGGCGCGCTTGCGCGACTCGTGCCGCTGTCGACGGTCGGTGCAGGCCGGTTGCGCGCAATCCGGCCCTATCGCAGAGCCGGTCAATCCTTTCGCGCCCGCGACCTCACCGGTCAACGCACGGGCTTCGCCGAGGCCAGCAAGCTGCGCAGGAACACCATGATCATGTGCCCGATCGGCACCTCGGACAGGATCGACTGTTGCAGCGACAG encodes:
- a CDS encoding cupin domain-containing protein yields the protein MQLQTGNLFSIEGARGADERIDVLVAGAHLNVERIVSLGHTSPDGFWYDDSRAEWVVLLSGAAVLEFEADATLHDMRPGDYVLIERHCRHRVAWTHPDEPSVWLAIYYDR
- a CDS encoding GlcG/HbpS family heme-binding protein, with the translated sequence MTMVTAGGERVSFGGTRVRRALHALASTPASRRHVPNKLYVFRIAIVLVRSFKLILLSATMAVATGAQAQASAPANVPENLPYSTPYGAPITLAQARRVIDAAEAEARRRNWQYAIAVVDSGGNLVSCDKMDDTQLASLQIAEAKAQASVRFRRATKAMQDAVNGGSPGTLSIPGILAGEGGVPIIVGGKLIGAIGTSGGAGVQDSVIAAAGAAAIK
- a CDS encoding sensor domain-containing diguanylate cyclase, which codes for MQPRSAAPYTIVVIGIVIACALVGLCVLQLFQSRHDALERASEASRNLGLIAERDIERNFELYDLSLQAVIKGLQRHDVMAAEPAMRRAVLFDNAMTAQFLGSMLVLDADGNIVLDSASDVPRHGNFGDRKYFTVHRDNPDAGLYISVPFSSRLRGGSLSIALTRRLSNPDGSFAGVVVIAINLEYFHQLFAGLSLGQHGSISLIGNDGIMVMRQPYDIHTIGRDISRAATFRRFQAAPEGTFSETASIDGVRRLYYFRHLPKLPLIIMVAKAEEDIYAAWRHRAVTIGALVATFGAAFITVSVMLGSQLRRRMRAESELMLLARTDGLTGLNNRRSFGEVLDREWRRARRARSVFSLLFVDVDRFKAYNDTYGHQAGDDALTAVARCIGENIRRPVDTAARYGGEEFVVLLPDTPQTGAAQIAERIRAAIDELALEHAGSEYGRVTASIGLASWTPDQDGEAGAVIKAADEALYYAKATGRNKVATVQAPA
- a CDS encoding c-type cytochrome translates to MKDRVQRQRHGVRSGWRRIATALLAVGILGTGQLAFAQAGQGAGAAPTASGSADAALIEKGHQLAVAADCMACHTAVGSGEPFAGGYGIASPMGTIYSSNITPSKTAGIGDYTEAQFGKALREGIRADGQHLYPAMPYTSYSGLTDADVHALYAYFMQGVKPVDKRAPVTDLPFPFGIRTSMSVWNMMFLKDTRFVPDPAHDAEWNHGAYLSNVLAHCSACHTPRNFLMAEDFSRNLGGAQLGSWYAPNITSDPVSGIGAWTDAELVSYLKTGRAPGKNQAAGPMAEAVQNSLQYLPDADLKAIVTYLRSTKPIRDAAEQKPAFSHGTAVSAEETLRGTSALNSNGTLTSGEALFSGYCASCHRVDGSGSPSQAYPSLSSNTATGARNPSNLISAILYGVDREAGGEHVLMPSFGEGSYVQSLKDDQIAAIANYVLTQYGNADAKVTADDVAVARRGGPQPLLARMQPLMLPGIVIGVLVVVLLIVFGLSRRRAGGNAKRA